A DNA window from Chitinibacter fontanus contains the following coding sequences:
- a CDS encoding carbohydrate-binding protein: MASAAACAPSWQTTTTYLAGNSVNYQGQDYRAKWWTQGENPANNSTVGKPWELVAACNPTNATPIPTPSITPSIRPSNAPTLIPQTPTPTSTPTLKPTTNPSSTPRPSASPSPTASPTATPIPSSSTCFNEWNGSSVYVVGNKVTRNGINYQAKWWTQGNDPAVNSGDAQPWQNLGSCGNTNTTPAPSPSNNPTSSPNPNPTTTPPNTGVIDHLVINEVAADATGQGSWFEIYNPTQQTVSLNDISVRIQSKTQSTINSYALSGSLDANSYVVISSNSEANPPKKNQQIQFIGNYQDWPVWSNDSGAIELVRNGQTVDFVRFGNNVTLPLTTNAWQGKAAPALSGNASYSLVRYFTQTSDTDSAADWRVVPFGTPAGRNDVDSNATDNDHDGIPTSAKQPGGSYAGLDLYAMGVRAGRPSILLHVDWMQSSTDEGIKPRKEALQMVREAFNRKGIDLLIDAGQLYSPVFNPADFNLGNGKEVPFARCVSLYKNPDCADVISYKNDSMDVRRRLIFHYMLMGSTQNTNGYGGSSGLAEINGNDLLVSLGFWGLNSSSANNLYMLINYQAGTIMHELGHNLGLQHGGNEATNDKPNYLSVMNYLYQLNGVPSDPSGQSMMERIYYNLNNRGKATPGRAANTYGVCDVLDGPCGNRFVIDYSNGSSTSLNENALNEAKLVGRGANNGTFADWNANAIVDSNVSFDTNNDGQIQTSLSDYDDWGKIQLAFNGGLYSVFGVSLEPILNSKQNRTLKETQLETAIETPPAAYLLPR; encoded by the coding sequence ATGGCGTCCGCCGCCGCGTGTGCGCCAAGTTGGCAAACCACCACAACTTATCTCGCTGGCAACAGTGTCAATTATCAAGGCCAAGACTATCGAGCCAAATGGTGGACACAGGGGGAAAATCCGGCAAATAACAGCACTGTAGGTAAACCATGGGAACTGGTTGCTGCGTGCAACCCAACGAATGCAACACCAATACCAACCCCCAGTATCACTCCAAGCATAAGACCAAGCAATGCACCAACATTAATACCCCAAACCCCAACGCCAACCAGCACGCCTACATTAAAACCCACCACAAACCCGAGTAGCACTCCTCGTCCATCGGCAAGCCCATCACCCACTGCGAGCCCGACTGCGACGCCAATACCATCGAGCAGTACTTGCTTTAACGAATGGAACGGCAGCTCTGTTTACGTCGTGGGAAATAAAGTAACGCGCAATGGCATCAACTACCAAGCCAAATGGTGGACGCAAGGTAATGATCCTGCGGTCAACTCTGGTGATGCACAGCCTTGGCAAAATCTAGGCAGCTGCGGTAATACCAATACGACGCCGGCACCAAGCCCAAGCAACAACCCTACGAGCAGTCCCAATCCTAACCCCACAACCACGCCGCCCAATACTGGGGTCATAGATCATTTGGTCATCAACGAGGTTGCTGCTGATGCCACGGGGCAAGGTAGCTGGTTTGAAATATACAACCCAACCCAACAAACGGTTTCGCTCAATGACATCAGTGTCCGCATCCAAAGCAAAACCCAATCAACGATCAATAGTTATGCATTGAGTGGGTCACTAGATGCAAATAGCTATGTTGTGATTTCCAGCAACAGCGAAGCCAACCCCCCAAAGAAAAACCAGCAAATCCAATTTATCGGCAACTATCAAGATTGGCCGGTCTGGAGCAATGACAGCGGCGCTATCGAATTAGTGCGTAATGGGCAAACGGTCGATTTTGTACGCTTTGGCAATAATGTCACCTTGCCACTAACCACCAATGCTTGGCAGGGTAAAGCAGCACCAGCATTAAGCGGTAATGCTAGTTATTCTTTGGTGCGCTATTTCACGCAAACCAGCGATACTGATAGTGCTGCGGATTGGCGAGTGGTGCCATTTGGCACACCCGCTGGACGTAATGATGTGGATAGCAATGCCACTGATAACGATCACGATGGTATTCCCACCAGTGCCAAACAGCCTGGCGGTAGCTATGCAGGCCTAGATTTATACGCAATGGGTGTGCGAGCGGGACGCCCAAGCATTTTATTGCATGTCGACTGGATGCAAAGCTCAACAGACGAAGGCATCAAACCTCGCAAAGAAGCGCTGCAAATGGTGCGCGAAGCATTTAATCGCAAGGGAATCGATCTGCTGATCGATGCAGGTCAGTTATATAGCCCTGTATTTAACCCTGCCGATTTCAACTTGGGCAATGGTAAAGAAGTACCTTTTGCCCGTTGCGTAAGCCTGTACAAAAACCCCGATTGTGCTGATGTAATCAGCTACAAAAACGACAGCATGGACGTACGTCGCCGTTTGATTTTCCACTATATGCTGATGGGCTCCACCCAGAATACCAATGGCTACGGGGGGTCTTCCGGCTTGGCAGAAATCAACGGCAATGATCTGCTAGTCAGCTTAGGGTTTTGGGGGCTTAACAGTAGTAGCGCCAACAATCTATATATGCTGATCAATTATCAGGCTGGAACCATCATGCATGAGCTTGGGCATAATCTAGGCTTGCAGCATGGTGGAAATGAAGCCACCAACGATAAGCCCAATTATTTGAGTGTGATGAATTACTTGTATCAGCTTAATGGAGTTCCGAGCGATCCAAGCGGCCAAAGCATGATGGAACGTATTTATTACAACCTAAATAACCGAGGCAAAGCGACGCCAGGCCGTGCGGCCAATACCTATGGGGTTTGCGATGTACTCGATGGCCCGTGTGGTAACCGCTTTGTGATTGATTACTCTAATGGGAGCAGCACATCATTAAATGAAAATGCGCTCAATGAGGCCAAACTAGTAGGCCGTGGCGCTAATAATGGCACCTTTGCCGACTGGAATGCCAATGCAATTGTGGATAGCAATGTGAGTTTTGATACCAACAATGATGGGCAAATTCAAACAAGCCTTAGTGACTATGATGACTGGGGCAAAATCCAGTTGGCATTTAATGGTGGGCTATATAGCGTATTTGGGGTCAGTCTAGAACCGATCCTAAACTCAAAACAGAATCGCACCTTGAAAGAAACACAATTGGAAACCGCAATAGAAACACCACCTGCCGCATATTTATTACCGCGTTAA
- a CDS encoding M15 family metallopeptidase, whose protein sequence is MMYLPEHLETIWQQLGIAPEILQQKSLCVFEEAAELVDVETAADGRVWQLIPAAAQAWQAMQATALSNGIELKIASAYRASSRQVELIERKLNLGQSIDEILQVLAPPGCSEHHTGRAIDIYQPGGPVIEEAFEQTTAFAWLSQFAVEYGFSLSFPRNNPFGYVYEPWHWCWQAQLGQKN, encoded by the coding sequence ATGATGTATTTACCTGAACATTTAGAAACTATCTGGCAGCAATTGGGCATTGCGCCCGAAATACTGCAGCAAAAATCTCTGTGTGTATTTGAAGAAGCAGCTGAGCTGGTTGATGTCGAAACCGCTGCCGATGGCCGCGTTTGGCAACTGATACCTGCGGCCGCACAAGCATGGCAAGCGATGCAAGCTACGGCGCTTAGTAATGGCATTGAGCTAAAAATCGCCTCAGCTTACCGCGCCAGCTCACGCCAAGTTGAGCTGATCGAGCGCAAGCTCAATCTCGGTCAATCAATCGATGAAATCCTGCAAGTGCTCGCACCACCCGGTTGCAGCGAACACCATACCGGCCGAGCTATCGACATTTATCAACCTGGTGGGCCAGTGATTGAAGAAGCTTTTGAACAGACGACTGCATTTGCTTGGCTTTCACAATTTGCCGTCGAGTATGGATTTAGCCTATCTTTCCCACGCAACAATCCATTTGGCTATGTGTATGAACCCTGGCATTGGTGCTGGCAAGCCCAGCTAGGACAAAAGAACTAG
- a CDS encoding glycine-rich domain-containing protein, whose amino-acid sequence MALRLLLLALFAAIIYRYFKSRRQQEQFYYLNHYQFPSGIRRRLSSKYPQLSDQQWDLVADAMRQYFRLHRHSKRATLAMPSRIVDDFWHEFILHTAVYQEFCQKALGRFIHHTPAESTVQSKSVRRSWNLACRDEGIQAGQIASMPLLFAIDRHLQIPEGFLYSATTFQNSNKDTSSCSGGSCGSGSTCSSNDCGDSGSCSSCGGGGD is encoded by the coding sequence ATGGCACTCCGGCTCCTGTTATTGGCTTTGTTTGCAGCGATCATTTACCGCTACTTCAAATCACGTCGACAACAGGAGCAATTTTATTACCTCAATCATTATCAGTTCCCAAGCGGGATTCGCCGACGACTCAGTAGCAAGTATCCGCAATTGAGTGATCAACAATGGGATTTGGTCGCAGATGCAATGCGGCAATATTTCCGCCTGCATCGGCATAGCAAACGTGCGACACTGGCGATGCCATCGCGCATCGTTGATGATTTCTGGCATGAGTTTATTTTGCACACCGCCGTTTACCAAGAATTTTGCCAAAAAGCACTCGGGCGCTTTATTCATCACACGCCCGCAGAAAGCACTGTTCAAAGCAAATCAGTGCGCAGATCATGGAACCTAGCTTGCCGTGACGAAGGCATCCAAGCAGGTCAAATTGCCAGCATGCCACTACTATTTGCCATTGATCGCCATCTGCAGATTCCTGAAGGTTTTCTGTACAGCGCCACTACATTTCAAAACTCAAATAAAGACACCAGCAGTTGCAGTGGCGGCAGCTGCGGCTCTGGCTCAACTTGCAGTAGTAATGATTGCGGAGATAGTGGCAGTTGCAGTAGTTGTGGGGGTGGCGGAGATTAA
- the parC gene encoding DNA topoisomerase IV subunit A produces the protein MSETIDLLDDSPEFSPEVTPLASSGGQGGRFIEAQVSATPDDGESVQLGLYAEKSYLEYAMSVVKSRALPQVEDGQKPVQRRILYAMHELGLTATAKPMKSARIVGDVLGKYHPHGDQSAYDALVRIAQDFSLRYPLIDGHGNFGSRDGDGAAAYRYTEARLTPVADLLLGELDQGTTDFIPNYDGAFKEPVLLPARLPMLLLNGASGIAVGMATEMPSHNLGEVADASVALIRNPNLTTAELMAYIQGPDLPGGGQIISSPRDITAAYENGRGSLKVRARWEKEDLARGQWQLIITELPHGASSQKILEEIEDLTNPKVKKGKKALSQEQIQTKQLILSVLDRVRDESGRHCDVRLVFEPKSSRQNPDELMNLLMAHTSLETSLSINMVTIGRDGRPGQKTLRDVIAEWVDFRFVTVTRRVQHRLGQVNDRIHILEGRLLVLLNIDEVIRIIRNADDPKADLMAAFNLSERQAEDILEIRLRQLARLEGIKIEQELTNLRNEKAELENLLSNPQAMQRQIIKEIEQDKKKYADPRRTLIEHAERASVEVAVVDEPCTIILSEKGWLRSRQGHGLDLQNLTFKDGDTLLASIECRTVDQLALFGSDGRVYTIQASVVPGGRGDGVPVTTLVDLVAKTRITQMIVAKLGEWLVIANSAGYGFACQADNLISRQKAGKSFITLEGDETLLRVTSFTPSAEAMVACLSKAGKLHLFAYSEFKQLAGGGRGVITMALDDKDELAAITVCDGQTLKLTGTGRGGVPKEMILDANEMAPYIGKRARKGKPINAGLKFPGF, from the coding sequence ATGTCTGAAACGATTGACTTGCTAGACGACAGCCCAGAATTTAGCCCTGAAGTAACACCTCTCGCCAGCAGCGGTGGGCAAGGGGGGCGATTTATCGAAGCACAAGTGTCTGCCACACCCGATGATGGCGAATCGGTTCAGCTCGGCCTCTATGCTGAAAAAAGCTATCTCGAATACGCCATGAGCGTGGTGAAAAGCCGCGCTTTGCCGCAGGTGGAAGATGGGCAAAAACCGGTACAGCGCCGTATTTTGTATGCGATGCACGAGCTAGGCCTCACGGCGACGGCAAAACCAATGAAGTCGGCACGTATCGTCGGCGATGTACTGGGTAAATATCACCCGCACGGCGACCAATCAGCCTACGACGCGCTAGTCCGGATTGCGCAGGATTTCTCGCTACGCTATCCACTCATCGACGGCCACGGCAATTTTGGCTCGCGTGATGGAGATGGCGCAGCCGCTTATCGTTACACCGAGGCGCGTTTAACGCCAGTGGCTGATTTGCTGTTGGGCGAACTCGATCAAGGTACGACCGACTTTATTCCAAACTACGACGGCGCGTTTAAAGAGCCGGTGTTGCTGCCAGCGCGCTTGCCGATGCTATTGCTTAATGGCGCATCGGGCATTGCTGTCGGGATGGCGACTGAGATGCCATCGCACAATCTGGGCGAAGTTGCTGACGCTAGCGTTGCCTTGATTCGCAACCCGAACCTCACCACTGCCGAGTTGATGGCCTATATCCAAGGCCCAGATTTACCCGGTGGCGGACAAATTATTTCATCGCCTCGTGATATTACTGCGGCGTATGAAAATGGTCGCGGCAGCCTGAAAGTACGTGCGCGTTGGGAAAAAGAAGACCTTGCGCGTGGCCAATGGCAACTGATTATTACCGAGTTACCACACGGCGCTTCGAGCCAGAAAATCCTCGAAGAAATCGAAGATCTGACCAATCCAAAGGTTAAAAAAGGCAAAAAAGCGCTTTCGCAAGAACAAATTCAGACCAAGCAATTGATCCTGAGCGTGCTCGATCGCGTGCGCGACGAATCAGGCCGTCATTGCGATGTGCGACTGGTATTCGAGCCAAAATCTTCGCGCCAAAATCCTGACGAGTTGATGAATCTGCTGATGGCACACACCAGCCTCGAAACCAGCTTGTCGATCAATATGGTAACGATCGGTCGTGATGGCCGCCCGGGGCAGAAAACGCTGCGCGATGTGATTGCCGAATGGGTCGATTTCCGCTTTGTGACCGTGACGCGCCGGGTGCAACATCGTCTTGGCCAAGTGAACGATCGGATTCATATTTTGGAAGGCCGCTTGCTGGTCTTGCTCAATATCGACGAAGTAATCCGCATTATCCGCAATGCCGATGATCCGAAAGCCGATCTGATGGCGGCGTTCAATCTATCCGAACGTCAGGCCGAAGATATTTTGGAAATCCGCTTGCGCCAATTGGCGCGACTGGAAGGCATTAAGATTGAGCAAGAATTAACTAACTTGCGCAATGAAAAAGCCGAGCTGGAAAACCTGCTCTCGAACCCGCAGGCAATGCAGCGCCAAATCATCAAAGAAATCGAGCAGGACAAGAAAAAATACGCCGATCCACGCCGCACGCTGATCGAACACGCCGAGCGCGCCTCAGTTGAAGTGGCCGTCGTAGATGAGCCGTGCACGATTATCTTATCGGAAAAAGGCTGGCTGCGTTCACGCCAAGGCCATGGCTTAGATTTACAAAATCTGACGTTCAAAGACGGCGATACACTGCTCGCGTCGATCGAGTGCCGTACCGTCGATCAGCTGGCGCTGTTTGGCAGCGATGGCCGCGTGTACACCATCCAGGCCTCCGTCGTACCGGGCGGACGTGGTGATGGTGTGCCGGTCACAACGCTGGTCGATCTGGTCGCTAAAACCCGCATCACGCAAATGATCGTGGCCAAACTAGGCGAATGGCTGGTGATTGCCAATTCAGCCGGTTATGGCTTTGCCTGTCAGGCCGATAATCTGATCAGTCGCCAAAAAGCCGGTAAGAGCTTTATCACGCTCGAAGGCGATGAAACCTTGCTGCGCGTGACCAGCTTTACACCAAGCGCGGAAGCCATGGTGGCTTGTTTGTCCAAAGCCGGTAAGCTGCATCTGTTTGCCTACAGCGAATTCAAGCAATTGGCTGGTGGCGGTCGCGGTGTAATTACGATGGCGCTGGATGATAAAGACGAGCTAGCGGCAATTACCGTGTGCGATGGACAAACACTTAAGCTCACAGGCACAGGCCGTGGTGGTGTGCCAAAAGAAATGATCTTGGATGCCAATGAAATGGCCCCCTACATCGGCAAACGCGCACGTAAAGGCAAGCCGATTAACGCCGGGTTGAAATTCCCAGGGTTCTAA
- a CDS encoding transporter substrate-binding domain-containing protein, with amino-acid sequence MKKMLIGAIVIAAGAATAWQYLGTAQSKQASSGNTPQVASTATEQKTLRIALEGKYPPFEYVDANNQLVGFNVDLANALCAEMKVRCEFTRFEFDQLIPSLNENKADAIVASLSITDEREKQVQFTDVYSRVPGTYVASKQSKIIWPVITAERIRGASIGVVAKTTFDDYLSNEMDQSKVTIKRFASADAMMSALEKGEVKLVFDDSAVLGHFLKSASNQDRFEMVGNRIDSPKWLGRGEAIALRKDDIELRNQFNSALHKLIESGQHQQLGYKYFTLRVL; translated from the coding sequence ATGAAAAAAATGCTTATTGGCGCCATCGTGATTGCCGCCGGCGCAGCTACTGCTTGGCAGTATCTTGGTACAGCCCAATCTAAACAAGCATCTTCAGGCAATACACCCCAAGTTGCTTCGACTGCGACTGAGCAAAAAACACTGCGAATTGCACTGGAAGGCAAATATCCACCGTTTGAATACGTAGATGCCAATAATCAGCTCGTTGGTTTTAATGTCGATTTAGCCAATGCTTTGTGCGCCGAAATGAAAGTGCGCTGCGAATTTACCCGCTTTGAATTCGACCAGCTGATTCCATCACTAAACGAAAACAAAGCTGACGCAATCGTCGCCTCATTGTCGATCACAGACGAACGTGAAAAACAGGTGCAATTTACTGACGTATATTCACGCGTCCCCGGCACCTATGTGGCCAGCAAGCAATCCAAAATCATCTGGCCAGTGATTACCGCCGAGCGCATTCGGGGGGCCAGCATCGGTGTAGTGGCAAAAACCACCTTTGATGATTACCTCAGCAATGAAATGGATCAAAGCAAGGTAACGATCAAGCGATTTGCCAGCGCCGATGCCATGATGAGCGCGTTGGAAAAAGGCGAAGTGAAACTGGTATTTGATGACAGCGCGGTACTGGGGCATTTCTTAAAATCGGCCAGCAATCAGGATCGTTTTGAAATGGTCGGCAATCGCATCGACTCGCCAAAATGGTTAGGTCGCGGCGAGGCCATTGCACTACGCAAAGACGATATCGAGCTGCGTAATCAATTTAACAGCGCGTTGCACAAATTGATCGAAAGCGGGCAGCATCAGCAACTAGGTTATAAATACTTCACTTTGCGCGTTTTATAA
- a CDS encoding nucleoside 2-deoxyribosyltransferase yields the protein MQTIYLAGPGVFRPDAHNWGLQLQQACQQFGLRGLYPLDQAAPANLSPAKTAAWIFAANCALIRQADAVFADVRAFRSISEPDSGTAFEIGFAHALGKPILLWLPDVPANITMLDRVGQRHDLAGWSVEDFDAPLNLMLWHSASHVIYHTEVLSAIESAANYLNNSTT from the coding sequence ATGCAGACGATCTACTTAGCTGGCCCGGGTGTATTTCGCCCAGATGCACACAACTGGGGACTACAACTACAACAAGCGTGCCAGCAGTTTGGGCTGCGCGGCTTGTATCCGCTTGATCAGGCTGCGCCAGCGAATCTATCACCAGCCAAAACCGCAGCATGGATTTTTGCGGCAAATTGTGCGCTCATTCGCCAAGCGGATGCAGTTTTCGCCGATGTTCGCGCATTTCGTAGCATCAGCGAGCCCGATAGCGGCACGGCATTTGAGATTGGATTTGCTCATGCCTTAGGAAAACCCATTTTGCTGTGGCTACCTGATGTTCCGGCGAATATCACGATGTTGGATCGGGTAGGCCAGCGACACGATTTAGCAGGGTGGAGCGTCGAAGATTTCGATGCTCCACTAAATTTGATGTTGTGGCACAGTGCCTCACATGTGATTTACCACACAGAAGTACTCAGCGCCATCGAGTCAGCAGCGAATTATCTTAATAATTCAACAACTTAA
- a CDS encoding CZB domain-containing protein — protein MLHSFVEVSKLDHLLFKFKVYESVSGSSHGHSHVVGDPHQCRFGRWYYDGEGQAQMGKHPAYREMETPHNEIHQAGMAAINAASAGQKPQVLDALNRMEQTSMKMVAILDRIAS, from the coding sequence ATGCTGCATAGCTTTGTGGAAGTCAGCAAATTGGATCATTTGCTCTTCAAATTTAAAGTCTATGAAAGTGTTTCTGGTTCAAGTCATGGGCATAGCCACGTGGTGGGGGATCCGCATCAATGCCGCTTTGGGCGTTGGTATTACGATGGTGAAGGGCAGGCTCAGATGGGTAAACATCCAGCTTATCGTGAAATGGAAACACCTCATAATGAAATTCATCAGGCAGGTATGGCTGCAATCAACGCGGCTTCTGCTGGGCAAAAACCTCAGGTGCTCGATGCACTTAATCGCATGGAGCAAACCAGCATGAAAATGGTTGCTATTTTGGATCGTATAGCAAGCTAA
- a CDS encoding PEP-CTERM sorting domain-containing protein: protein MKALALKIATAALVLSSASAHATFVGFGDMLPNNQVEIGVHGFSSLSVNGVALALNNDGAIINLDAAKFADGVRHSFIGTFFAGAALDGKTASALYGEKGSSSGFSFTIKQVGSIATITGFFQGFEQGKTFAANGTVNPLNDQWNPGGFPTLGYGFGAEAAVAPVPEPETYALMGMGLVGLLATRRRKVNA from the coding sequence ATGAAAGCATTAGCACTGAAGATTGCAACAGCCGCACTGGTATTATCTTCTGCCAGCGCACACGCAACATTTGTTGGTTTTGGCGATATGCTACCGAACAATCAAGTTGAAATTGGCGTTCATGGTTTTAGTTCTTTATCGGTCAATGGTGTAGCCCTTGCGTTGAATAACGATGGGGCGATTATTAATCTCGATGCGGCTAAATTTGCCGATGGTGTTCGTCACTCGTTTATCGGTACTTTTTTTGCTGGTGCCGCTTTGGATGGCAAAACGGCTAGTGCTTTGTATGGTGAAAAAGGTTCATCAAGTGGTTTCAGTTTCACGATTAAACAAGTGGGTAGCATAGCCACTATTACGGGCTTTTTCCAAGGCTTCGAGCAGGGCAAAACTTTTGCGGCTAATGGCACTGTAAATCCGCTCAATGATCAGTGGAATCCTGGTGGCTTCCCTACTCTTGGTTATGGCTTTGGTGCAGAAGCTGCTGTAGCTCCGGTGCCAGAACCTGAAACCTATGCCTTGATGGGCATGGGCTTGGTGGGTTTGCTCGCGACGCGTCGTCGTAAAGTTAACGCTTAA
- a CDS encoding HD-GYP domain-containing protein encodes MFFKTSANSELAKLKTQLSGQQKSLLASLLASAWVVEARDPYTGGHLWRVAMYSARLATALGLSRLETNRIAMAGFLHDLGKIGIPDAILRKPEKLTDDEYAVIKTHPRIGERLIAHHPFAPLVIKAIVGHHEMPNGRGYPEGLLGAEMSLDAKIVAISDAFDAMTSSRPYRKGMPIAKALNIIESELGQQFDQQCGEVFVRLGRAGEFDHIVSHSDDGIPLGHCMMCGPTLVRVRNAQAGDTLACPSCCGEYQWAASETGELTAKPTGHKASAEALAPKADELLIESLIGQWENVLELINS; translated from the coding sequence ATGTTTTTTAAAACTAGTGCCAATAGTGAATTAGCCAAACTAAAAACTCAGCTGAGTGGGCAGCAAAAGTCCCTTCTCGCGAGTTTATTAGCCTCGGCTTGGGTAGTTGAGGCGCGCGATCCTTATACCGGTGGGCATCTATGGCGTGTGGCGATGTATTCGGCCCGTTTAGCGACGGCACTAGGATTATCTCGTTTAGAGACTAATCGGATTGCTATGGCTGGGTTTTTGCATGACTTGGGCAAAATAGGTATTCCTGATGCTATTTTGCGCAAGCCGGAAAAACTTACCGATGATGAATATGCGGTGATTAAAACTCACCCGCGTATTGGTGAACGTTTGATCGCGCATCATCCTTTTGCTCCCTTGGTCATCAAAGCGATTGTGGGGCATCACGAAATGCCCAATGGCCGTGGCTATCCTGAAGGTTTACTGGGCGCAGAAATGAGTTTGGATGCTAAAATTGTCGCTATCAGTGATGCTTTTGATGCAATGACTAGCTCACGCCCCTACCGTAAAGGCATGCCGATTGCAAAAGCACTCAATATTATTGAATCTGAGTTAGGCCAACAGTTTGATCAGCAGTGTGGTGAAGTCTTTGTGCGACTTGGCCGAGCCGGTGAATTTGACCACATCGTCTCGCATTCGGATGACGGCATACCGCTGGGGCATTGCATGATGTGCGGCCCAACCTTGGTGCGTGTGCGTAATGCACAGGCTGGCGATACGCTGGCCTGCCCAAGTTGCTGTGGAGAATACCAATGGGCGGCCTCAGAAACCGGTGAGCTGACCGCTAAACCGACTGGACACAAAGCCAGCGCCGAAGCGCTGGCGCCCAAAGCGGATGAGTTGCTGATTGAGTCGTTGATTGGGCAGTGGGAAAACGTGTTGGAGTTGATTAATTCATGA